A stretch of the Vigna radiata var. radiata cultivar VC1973A chromosome 7, Vradiata_ver6, whole genome shotgun sequence genome encodes the following:
- the LOC106765650 gene encoding 60S ribosomal protein L15-1 encodes MGAYKYVSELWRKKQSDVMRFLQRVRCWEYRQQPSIVRLTRPTRPDKARRLGYKAKQGYVVYRVRVRRGGRKRPVPKGIVYGKPTNQGVTQLKFQRSKRSVAEERAGRKLGGLRVLNSYWVNEDSTYKYFEIILVDVAHSAVRNDPRINWLCNPVHKHRELRGLTSAGKSNRGLRGRGHLYHKNRPSRRATWKRNNTLSLRRYR; translated from the exons atgg GTGCCTACAAGTATGTCTCCGAGCTTTGGCGCAAGAAGCAGTCCGATGTTATGAGATTCTTGCAGCGGGTGAGGTGTTGGGAATACCGCCAACAACCATCAATTGTTCGTCTGACAAGACCTACTCGCCCAGACAAGGCTCGCCGCTTGGGTTATAAGGCCAAACAA GGTTATGTGGTTTACCGTGTGCGTGTTAGGAGGGGTGGCAGGAAGAGACCAGTTCCCAAAGGTATTGTTTACGGTAAGCCAACCAACCAAGGTGTTACTCAATTGAAGTTTCAACGCAGCAAGAGGTCCGTTGCTGAAGAGCGAGCTGGAAGGAAGTTGGGTGGCCTCAGGGTCCTCAATTCTTACTGGGTGAATGAG GACTCAACCTACAAATATTTTGAGATCATTCTGGTGGATGTTGCCCACAGTGCTGTAAGAAATGATCCAAGAATTAACTGGCTCTGCAATCCAGTCCATAAGCACAGGGAACTTCGTGGCCTCACTTCTGCTGGGAAAAGTAACAGGGGTTTACGTGGCAGAGGACATCTATACCACAAAAATCGTCCATCACGCAGGGCAACCTGGAAGCGAAACAACACTCTTTCTCTTCGTCGTTACCGCTGA
- the LOC106765611 gene encoding uncharacterized protein LOC106765611, which translates to MGSGVLKYGIIGVGMMGREHLVNLYHLRTEGVAVVAFADPHLPSQQLALQLAHSFTWPLKVFSGHQELLDSGLCDVLVVSTPNMTHHRILMDIINHSKPHHVLVEKPLCTTISHCKEVVDAARKRPDILVQVGLEYRYMPPVAKLIEIVQGGNLGRIRMVSIREHRFPFLVKVNNWNRFNINSGGTLVEKCCHFFDLMRLFVGANPVRVMASGAIDVNHKDEIYDGKVPDIIDNAYVIVEFDNGSRGMLDLCMFAEGSKNEQEISVVGDIGKGEAFVPESVVRFGTREGGRNGVQTLKAEDHRIKYDGLHHGSSYLEHLNFLSAIRAKGEKAPSVDLQDGLVSVAMGVAAQLSIEYGRFVTIEEVMNEL; encoded by the exons ATGGGAAGTGGTGTTTTGAAGTACGGAATCATAGGAGTTGGAATGATGGGTAGAGAGCATCTCGTGAATTTGTACCATCTTCGCACTGAAGGCGTGGCGGTTGTCGCTTTTGCTGACCCTCATCTTCCCTCGCAACAACTCGCTCTTCAATTGGCACACTCCTTCACTTGGCCTCTCAAG GTTTTTTCAGGTCACCAGGAGCTGTTGGACAGTGGACTTTGTGATGTTCTGGTGGTATCCACTCCTAACATGACCCATCATAGGATTCTTATGGACATAATCAATCATTCCAAACCCCATCACGTACTGGTAGAAAAGCCCTTGTGCACCACAATCTCTCACTGCAAAGAG GTTGTCGATGCTGCTAGAAAGAGACCAGATATTTTGGTACAAGTTGGATTGGAATATAGATACATGCCACCTGTTGCAAAGCTGATAGAAATAGTTCAGGGAGGAAACCTCGGACGAATCAGAATGGTATCAATTCGGGAGCACCGGTTTCCATTTTTGGTTAAG GTGAACAATTGGAATCGGTTCAATATAAACTCAGGTGGTACCCTAGTAGAGAAGTGTTGCCACTTCTTTGATCTGATGAGGCTGTTTGTTGGTGCAAATCCTGTTCGTGTGATGGCTTCTGGAGCTATTGATGTTAATCACAAGGATGAAATATATGATGGAAAG GTGCCCGATATCATTGACAATGCGTATGTTATTGTTGAATTTGACAATGGTTCTCGAGGAATGCTTGACCTTTGTATGTTTGCCGAAGGAAGTAAAAATGAGCAAGAAATATCTGTTGTAGGTGATATTGGAAAG GGAGAAGCCTTTGTTCCTGAGAGTGTTGTGCGGTTTGGTACACGAGAGGGGGGGCGAAATGGTGTCCAGACTTTGAAAGCTGAGGATCATCGAATAAA GTATGATGGGTTACACCATGGATCTAGCTATCTAGAACACCTTAACTTCTTGTCTGCAATCAGAGCCAAAGGAGAAAAGGCTCCAAGTGTAGATCTCCAAGATGGATTAGTATCTGTTGCTATGGGGGTTGCAGCACAGCTCTCTATAGAATATGGTCGATTTGTTACTATTGAGGAAGTAATGAATGAACTCTGA